A single window of Pseudoduganella plicata DNA harbors:
- a CDS encoding c-type cytochrome, protein MKRSMMVAAVFASALVSQAAMASADLAKAKNCMACHAVANKLVGPAYKDVAAKYAGQKDAENKLVGKIMKGGSGVWGAIPMPANPQVSEAEARTLAKWVLAQK, encoded by the coding sequence ATGAAACGTTCCATGATGGTTGCAGCGGTGTTTGCCTCGGCGCTTGTGTCGCAGGCGGCGATGGCAAGTGCGGACCTGGCCAAGGCCAAGAATTGCATGGCGTGCCACGCTGTAGCGAACAAGCTGGTCGGTCCTGCCTACAAGGATGTGGCCGCCAAGTACGCGGGGCAGAAGGATGCCGAAAACAAGCTGGTCGGGAAGATCATGAAAGGCGGCTCCGGCGTCTGGGGCGCGATTCCGATGCCGGCCAATCCGCAGGTCAGCGAGGCCGAGGCGCGCACCTTGGCAAAATGGGTGCTGGCGCAGAAATAA
- a CDS encoding TIGR04438 family Trp-rich protein, producing the protein MPIIVVIAALCALRFFEVWRFADVSWWWIVGLMVFAFVWFQFVEPLLGLDKRKAHNEDDRRRRERARKSLERPRK; encoded by the coding sequence ATGCCCATCATTGTTGTCATCGCTGCATTGTGCGCGCTGCGCTTTTTCGAAGTGTGGCGCTTCGCCGACGTCTCCTGGTGGTGGATCGTGGGCCTGATGGTGTTCGCGTTCGTGTGGTTCCAGTTCGTCGAGCCGCTCCTGGGCCTCGACAAGCGCAAGGCCCACAACGAGGACGACAGACGGCGCAGGGAGCGCGCCAGGAAGAGCCTGGAGAGACCGCGCAAGTAA